From Cellulomonas oligotrophica, a single genomic window includes:
- a CDS encoding UbiA family prenyltransferase: MPQPPTSPTRRRSSSGGGASAATAAALARACHPGPTVVVTALSAALAVGLGADAPTVLLVLLVVLTGQLSIGWSNDWVDAARDRAAGRTDKPVVQGAVTAAALRTAAVAALAVSVAASALAGPAAAAAHLGVVAMGWAYNVRLKSTAASWVPYAVAFALLPAFVVLALPGPALPAGWLLAVGALLGVGAHLANVLPDLEDDAATGVRGLPHRLGRRTTGVLAPAVLALAVLVAVLGPPGPPAPAGAVVGAAAVLTAVAAGAVGLRRERSRLPFTLAMAVALLCVAALVLSGARGATT, encoded by the coding sequence GTGCCTCAGCCGCCGACCTCCCCGACGCGTCGGCGGTCGTCGTCGGGCGGCGGTGCGAGCGCCGCGACCGCCGCGGCGCTCGCCCGCGCCTGCCACCCCGGCCCCACCGTGGTGGTGACCGCGCTGAGCGCGGCGCTGGCCGTCGGGCTCGGCGCCGACGCCCCCACGGTGCTGCTCGTGCTGCTCGTCGTGCTGACCGGCCAGCTGTCGATCGGCTGGTCCAACGACTGGGTCGACGCGGCCCGCGACCGTGCGGCGGGCCGCACCGACAAGCCGGTCGTGCAGGGTGCCGTCACGGCTGCGGCCCTGCGCACCGCGGCCGTCGCGGCCCTCGCCGTGTCCGTCGCCGCGTCGGCGCTCGCCGGGCCGGCGGCCGCGGCCGCGCACCTCGGTGTGGTGGCGATGGGCTGGGCCTACAACGTCCGGCTGAAGTCCACGGCGGCGTCCTGGGTGCCCTACGCGGTCGCGTTCGCCCTGCTGCCCGCGTTCGTCGTGCTGGCGCTGCCCGGCCCCGCGCTCCCGGCCGGCTGGCTGCTCGCCGTCGGTGCGCTGCTCGGCGTGGGCGCGCACCTGGCCAACGTGCTGCCCGACCTGGAGGACGACGCCGCGACGGGCGTCCGGGGCCTGCCCCACCGGCTGGGCCGTCGCACCACCGGCGTGCTGGCGCCCGCCGTGCTGGCGCTCGCGGTGCTGGTCGCCGTGCTCGGCCCGCCCGGTCCGCCCGCGCCCGCCGGTGCGGTGGTCGGTGCCGCGGCGGTGCTCACGGCCGTGGCGGCCGGTGCCGTCGGGCTGCGGCGCGAGCGCAGCCGGCTCCCCTTCACGCTGGCGATGGCCGTGGCGCTCCTGTGCGTGGCCGCGCTGGTCCTCTCCGGCGCCCGCGGTGCCACCACCTGA
- a CDS encoding glycoside hydrolase family 13 protein codes for MTFTREDAPWWTGAVVYQIYPRSFQDSDGDGVGDLRGVLQRVDHLAWLGVDVVWFSPLYRSPQDDNGYDISDYQDVDPVFGTLEDLDEVVAALHARGIKVVMDLVVNHTSDEHPWFVESRSSVGSPKRDWYWWRPARPGMAPGTPGAEPTNWGSFFSGPAWELDEATGEYYLHLFSRKQPDLNWENPQVREAVYAMMRWWLDRGVDGFRMDVINLISKHVDDHGELSDAPAGDGRLAPQGAGSTNGPRLHEYLQEMHREVFAGRRAGLLLVGETPGATVDDAVLFSDPARGELDMVFTFEHVGLDHGPGGKFDPVPLDLRELKATMARWQAGLQDVGWNALYWDNHDQPRIVSRFGDDGAYRRESATMLATVLHLHRGTPYVYQGEELGMTNAGFTSLDDYRDIESLRHAHDARAAGHVSDEQLLAGLAAASRDNARTPVQWDAGPHAGFTTGEPWLPVTANHTHVNAEAERADPASVLHHYRRLHALRHEDEVVRLGDFTLLLPDHPHVYAFTRALGDDALLVLGNFSGEEQRAEVGDGWGELVLGNVPEPAVVRDGAVTLSPWEALVLRRA; via the coding sequence ATGACCTTCACGCGCGAGGACGCACCCTGGTGGACGGGAGCCGTCGTCTACCAGATCTACCCGCGGTCGTTCCAGGACAGCGACGGCGACGGCGTGGGCGACCTGCGGGGCGTGCTCCAGCGCGTCGACCACCTCGCGTGGCTCGGCGTCGACGTGGTCTGGTTCTCCCCGCTGTACCGCAGCCCGCAGGACGACAACGGCTACGACATCAGCGACTACCAGGACGTCGACCCGGTGTTCGGCACGCTCGAGGACCTCGACGAGGTGGTCGCCGCGCTGCACGCGCGCGGCATCAAGGTCGTCATGGACCTCGTCGTCAACCACACCAGCGACGAGCACCCCTGGTTCGTCGAGTCGCGCTCGTCCGTCGGCAGCCCGAAGCGCGACTGGTACTGGTGGCGTCCCGCCCGCCCCGGCATGGCCCCCGGCACCCCCGGCGCCGAGCCGACGAACTGGGGCTCGTTCTTCTCCGGGCCCGCCTGGGAGCTCGACGAGGCGACGGGGGAGTACTACCTGCACCTGTTCAGCCGCAAGCAGCCGGACCTCAACTGGGAGAACCCGCAGGTCCGCGAGGCCGTCTACGCGATGATGCGCTGGTGGCTCGACCGGGGCGTCGACGGGTTCCGGATGGACGTCATCAACCTCATCTCCAAGCACGTGGACGACCACGGCGAGCTGTCCGACGCGCCCGCGGGCGACGGGCGCCTCGCGCCGCAGGGCGCGGGCTCGACCAACGGCCCGCGGCTGCACGAGTACCTCCAGGAGATGCACCGCGAGGTCTTCGCCGGCCGGCGCGCCGGGCTGCTCCTCGTCGGCGAGACGCCGGGCGCCACGGTCGACGACGCCGTGCTGTTCTCCGACCCCGCGCGCGGCGAGCTCGACATGGTGTTCACGTTCGAGCACGTGGGCCTCGACCACGGCCCCGGCGGCAAGTTCGACCCCGTGCCGCTCGACCTGCGCGAGCTGAAGGCCACGATGGCGCGCTGGCAGGCCGGCCTGCAGGACGTCGGCTGGAACGCGCTGTACTGGGACAACCACGACCAGCCGCGCATCGTGTCCCGGTTCGGCGACGACGGTGCCTACCGCCGCGAGTCGGCGACCATGCTCGCCACCGTGCTGCACCTGCACCGCGGGACGCCGTACGTCTACCAGGGCGAGGAGCTCGGGATGACGAACGCGGGCTTCACGTCCCTGGACGACTACCGCGACATCGAGTCCCTGCGGCACGCCCACGACGCCCGCGCGGCGGGCCACGTGAGCGACGAGCAGCTGCTCGCGGGCCTGGCCGCGGCGAGCCGCGACAACGCGCGCACGCCGGTGCAGTGGGACGCAGGGCCCCACGCGGGCTTCACGACCGGCGAGCCGTGGCTGCCGGTGACCGCGAACCACACGCACGTCAACGCGGAGGCCGAGCGTGCGGACCCCGCGTCGGTGCTGCACCACTACCGGCGGCTGCACGCGCTGCGGCACGAGGACGAGGTGGTGCGCCTGGGGGACTTCACGCTCCTGCTGCCCGACCACCCGCACGTCTACGCGTTCACCCGCGCCCTCGGCGACGACGCGCTGCTGGTGCTCGGCAACTTCTCCGGCGAGGAGCAGCGTGCCGAGGTGGGCGACGGCTGGGGCGAGCTCGTGCTCGGCAACGTGCCCGAGCCGGCCGTGGTGCGCGACGGCGCCGTGACGCTGTCCCCCTGGGAGGCCCTGGTGCTCCGGCGCGCCTGA
- a CDS encoding AMIN-like domain-containing (lipo)protein — MTRTAGRGRTGAAAVLALGVTLTGCAGQAEPAASGTSLPASASPAPTTPTPSPDDDGTVAPDDDVVGTAFAPVGDELTAEPAADSFLTVVDVRTGEHDGYDRVVYELAGEGLPGWRVGYVDEAVEDPSGEVVDVDGDATLEVWVTGTGYPFDTGHEEFAEDLRPGAGDVEHVTRPLTFEGMTQSFVGLDEQRPFRVTLLEDPVRVVVDVQDD, encoded by the coding sequence GTGACCAGGACCGCAGGACGTGGCAGGACGGGCGCCGCGGCGGTGCTCGCGCTCGGGGTGACGCTCACCGGCTGCGCGGGGCAGGCCGAGCCGGCGGCGTCGGGCACCAGCCTGCCCGCGAGCGCGTCCCCCGCACCGACCACCCCGACGCCGTCCCCCGACGACGACGGCACGGTCGCGCCCGACGACGACGTGGTGGGCACCGCCTTCGCACCCGTCGGCGACGAGCTCACGGCCGAGCCCGCCGCGGACTCGTTCCTCACCGTCGTTGACGTCCGCACCGGGGAGCACGACGGGTACGACCGCGTCGTGTACGAGCTCGCGGGCGAGGGCCTGCCGGGCTGGCGGGTCGGCTACGTCGACGAGGCCGTCGAGGACCCCTCGGGCGAGGTCGTCGACGTCGACGGCGACGCCACCCTCGAGGTGTGGGTCACCGGCACCGGGTACCCGTTCGACACCGGCCACGAGGAGTTCGCCGAGGACCTGCGCCCCGGTGCGGGCGACGTCGAGCACGTCACCCGGCCGCTGACGTTCGAGGGCATGACGCAGTCGTTCGTCGGCCTCGACGAGCAGCGGCCGTTCCGGGTCACCCTGCTGGAGGACCCGGTGCGCGTCGTCGTCGACGTCCAGGACGACTGA
- a CDS encoding acetolactate synthase large subunit — MVQGPHPAPPRTAARPVRPADTTARPTTDAVPVVTQRIGPEDVTGAQAIVRSLEEAGVEVVFGIPGGAILPTYDPLMDSTRLRHVLVRHEQGGGHAAAGYAYTSGKVGVTMATSGPGATNLVTAIADAHMDSVPLVAITGQVGASLIGTDAFQEADILGITLPVTKHNYLVTDPDDIARTIAEAFHIASTGRPGPVLVDIAKSAMQSRTTFTWPQEIALPGYRPVTKPHSKQIREAARLLATARRPVLYVGGGVIRAGASDLLRRLTDLSGAPAVTTLMARGALPDSHPQHLGMPGMHGTVAAVAALQKADLVVALGARFDDRVTGKLSSFAPNAAVVHADIDPAEIGKNRRVDVPIVGDLREVIGDLLPELEREHAQHGRPDLEAWWRQLDAWRETFPLGYDEPTDGLLAPQHVISRIGEISGPESVFVAGVGQHQMWASQFIRYERPASWINSGGLGTMGFAVPAAMGAKVGDPSRTVWAIDGDGCFQMTNQELATCTINEIPIKVAVINNSSLGMVRQWQTLFYESRYSNTDLHTGHGTARVPDFVKLADAYGAVGLRCESKADVDATIRRAMEIDDQPVVVDFTVSRDAMVWPMVAAGVSNDDIQYARGISPAWDRED; from the coding sequence ATGGTCCAGGGTCCCCACCCCGCACCGCCGCGCACGGCGGCCCGCCCCGTGCGGCCCGCCGACACCACGGCCCGACCTACGACGGACGCCGTCCCCGTCGTGACGCAGCGCATCGGCCCCGAGGACGTCACGGGTGCCCAGGCGATCGTCCGCTCGCTCGAGGAGGCCGGGGTCGAGGTCGTCTTCGGCATCCCCGGCGGCGCGATCCTGCCCACGTACGACCCGCTGATGGACTCCACCCGCCTGCGGCACGTGCTCGTGCGGCACGAGCAGGGCGGCGGCCACGCGGCGGCCGGCTACGCGTACACCTCCGGCAAGGTCGGCGTCACCATGGCGACCTCGGGGCCCGGGGCGACCAACCTGGTCACCGCGATCGCCGACGCGCACATGGACTCGGTCCCGCTGGTGGCGATCACCGGGCAGGTGGGCGCGTCGCTCATCGGCACGGACGCGTTCCAGGAGGCCGACATCCTCGGCATCACGTTGCCGGTGACCAAGCACAACTACCTCGTCACCGACCCCGACGACATCGCCCGCACCATCGCCGAGGCGTTCCACATCGCCTCGACCGGGCGTCCCGGGCCCGTGCTCGTCGACATCGCCAAGTCCGCCATGCAGTCGCGCACCACGTTCACGTGGCCGCAGGAGATCGCGCTGCCCGGGTACCGGCCCGTCACCAAGCCGCACAGCAAGCAGATCCGCGAGGCGGCCCGCCTGCTCGCGACCGCGCGCCGACCGGTGCTGTACGTCGGCGGCGGCGTGATCCGCGCCGGGGCGTCGGACCTGCTCCGCCGGCTCACCGACCTGTCGGGCGCACCTGCCGTGACCACGCTGATGGCCCGCGGCGCGCTGCCCGACTCGCACCCGCAGCACCTGGGCATGCCCGGCATGCACGGCACCGTCGCCGCGGTGGCCGCGCTGCAGAAGGCGGACCTCGTGGTGGCGCTCGGGGCGCGGTTCGACGACCGCGTCACCGGCAAGCTGTCGAGCTTCGCGCCGAACGCCGCGGTCGTCCACGCCGACATCGACCCCGCCGAGATCGGCAAGAACCGCCGCGTCGACGTGCCGATCGTCGGCGACCTGCGCGAGGTGATCGGCGACCTGCTGCCCGAGCTCGAGCGCGAGCACGCCCAGCACGGCCGCCCGGACCTCGAGGCCTGGTGGCGCCAGCTCGACGCGTGGCGCGAGACGTTCCCGCTGGGCTACGACGAGCCGACCGACGGCCTGCTCGCGCCGCAGCACGTGATCTCGCGCATCGGCGAGATCTCCGGGCCGGAGTCGGTGTTCGTCGCCGGTGTCGGCCAGCACCAGATGTGGGCGTCGCAGTTCATCCGCTACGAGCGGCCGGCGTCCTGGATCAACTCCGGCGGCCTGGGCACCATGGGCTTCGCGGTGCCCGCGGCCATGGGCGCCAAGGTGGGCGACCCCTCGCGCACGGTGTGGGCGATCGACGGCGACGGCTGCTTCCAGATGACCAACCAGGAGCTCGCCACCTGCACGATCAACGAGATCCCCATCAAGGTCGCGGTGATCAACAACAGCTCGCTCGGCATGGTGCGGCAGTGGCAGACCCTGTTCTACGAGTCCCGCTACTCCAACACCGACCTGCACACCGGCCACGGCACCGCCCGCGTGCCCGACTTCGTCAAGCTCGCCGACGCGTACGGCGCGGTGGGCCTGCGCTGCGAGTCGAAGGCGGACGTGGACGCCACGATCCGCCGCGCCATGGAGATCGACGACCAGCCCGTCGTCGTGGACTTCACGGTGTCGCGCGACGCGATGGTGTGGCCGATGGTCGCCGCCGGCGTGAGCAACGACGACATCCAGTACGCGCGGGGCATCAGCCCCGCGTGGGACCGCGAGGACTGA
- the ilvN gene encoding acetolactate synthase small subunit, which produces MTRHTLSVLVENKPGVLTRVAGLFARRSFNIHSLAVGPTEHDEISRITVVVDVDALPLEQVTKQLNKLINVIKIVELEDAASVQRELLLVKVKADVSQRTHVLEVVQLFRAHVVDVVPDTVVVEATGGPGKLEALLAALEPFGIREIVQSGTVAIGRGSRSITDRALERVGRSA; this is translated from the coding sequence ATGACCCGCCACACCCTGTCCGTCCTCGTCGAGAACAAGCCCGGCGTGCTCACGCGCGTCGCCGGCCTGTTCGCGCGCCGCTCGTTCAACATCCACTCCCTCGCCGTGGGCCCCACGGAGCACGACGAGATCAGCCGCATCACCGTGGTCGTCGACGTCGACGCGCTGCCCCTGGAGCAGGTGACCAAGCAGCTCAACAAGCTGATCAACGTCATCAAGATCGTCGAGCTCGAGGACGCCGCGTCCGTGCAGCGCGAGCTGCTGCTCGTCAAGGTCAAGGCCGACGTCTCGCAGCGCACGCACGTGCTCGAGGTGGTCCAGCTGTTCCGGGCGCACGTCGTCGACGTCGTGCCCGACACGGTCGTCGTCGAGGCGACCGGCGGCCCGGGCAAGCTCGAGGCGCTGCTCGCGGCCCTCGAGCCGTTCGGCATCCGTGAGATCGTGCAGTCCGGCACCGTCGCCATCGGCCGCGGCTCGCGGTCCATCACCGACCGTGCGCTCGAGCGCGTCGGCCGCTCGGCCTGA
- the ilvC gene encoding ketol-acid reductoisomerase — protein MAELFYDDDADLSVIQSKKVAVIGYGSQGHAHSLNLRDSGVDVTVGLREGSASRAKAENEGLKVATVAQAVAGADVVVILAPDQVQRHVYRDEIEPNLAEGAALVFGHGFNIRFGYIKPAAGHDVLMVAPKGPGHLVRREYVDGRGVPVIVAVEQDASGAAWALALSYAKAIGGLRAAGIKTTFTEETETDLFGEQAVLCGGVSQLIQYGFETLTEAGYQPEVAYFEVLHELKLIVDLIFEGGITKQRWSVSDTAEYGDYVSGPRVITPDVKANMQAVLADIQNGAFAQRFIDDQDAGAPEFAALRAKGQNHPIEPVGQELRKLFAWVKPSDSDYTEGSAAR, from the coding sequence GTGGCTGAGCTGTTCTACGACGACGACGCCGACCTGTCGGTCATCCAGTCCAAGAAGGTCGCCGTCATCGGCTACGGCAGCCAGGGGCACGCGCACTCGCTGAACCTGCGCGACTCCGGCGTCGACGTCACCGTCGGCCTGCGCGAGGGCTCCGCGTCGCGGGCCAAGGCCGAGAACGAGGGCCTCAAGGTCGCCACGGTCGCGCAGGCCGTGGCGGGTGCCGACGTCGTCGTGATCCTGGCGCCCGACCAGGTCCAGCGGCACGTGTACCGCGACGAGATCGAGCCGAACCTCGCCGAGGGCGCCGCCCTGGTGTTCGGCCACGGCTTCAACATCCGCTTCGGCTACATCAAGCCCGCCGCGGGTCACGACGTGCTGATGGTCGCCCCCAAGGGCCCCGGCCACCTCGTGCGGCGCGAGTACGTCGACGGGCGCGGCGTGCCCGTGATCGTCGCGGTCGAGCAGGACGCGTCGGGCGCGGCGTGGGCGCTCGCGCTGTCCTACGCCAAGGCCATCGGCGGCCTGCGCGCGGCCGGCATCAAGACGACGTTCACCGAGGAGACGGAGACCGACCTCTTCGGCGAGCAGGCCGTGCTCTGCGGCGGCGTGTCCCAGCTGATCCAGTACGGGTTCGAGACCCTCACCGAGGCCGGCTACCAGCCCGAGGTCGCGTACTTCGAGGTGCTGCACGAGCTCAAGCTCATCGTCGACCTCATCTTCGAGGGCGGCATCACCAAGCAGCGCTGGTCGGTCTCCGACACGGCGGAGTACGGCGACTACGTCTCCGGCCCGCGGGTCATCACGCCCGACGTCAAGGCGAACATGCAGGCCGTGCTCGCGGACATCCAGAACGGTGCCTTCGCGCAGCGGTTCATCGACGACCAGGACGCCGGGGCGCCCGAGTTCGCCGCGCTGCGCGCCAAGGGCCAGAACCACCCCATCGAGCCGGTCGGCCAGGAGCTGCGCAAGCTGTTCGCCTGGGTCAAGCCGTCGGACTCCGACTACACGGAGGGCTCGGCGGCGCGCTGA
- a CDS encoding ASCH domain-containing protein — translation MTGPSTDQAADGVDDTRIQAFWEAARGHLGQGKLDSVLGELVRDVVPPPSWSFGDSPALADQLLALVLEGRKTGTSTALAEIEDEGVALPRRGELSIVTDGTGEPRALLRTTEVVVVPFDQVDEAFAAAEGEDDLSLASWRAEHERYWRRVLGDDRFTTAMPVVTERFEVVYPRR, via the coding sequence ATGACCGGACCGAGCACGGACCAGGCCGCCGACGGCGTCGACGACACCCGCATCCAGGCCTTCTGGGAGGCCGCCCGCGGCCACCTCGGCCAGGGCAAGCTCGACAGCGTGCTCGGCGAGCTCGTGCGCGACGTCGTCCCGCCGCCGTCGTGGTCCTTCGGGGACTCGCCGGCCCTGGCCGACCAGCTGCTGGCGCTCGTGCTCGAGGGGCGCAAGACCGGCACGTCGACCGCGCTGGCCGAGATCGAGGACGAGGGTGTGGCGCTCCCGCGGCGCGGCGAGCTGTCGATCGTCACGGACGGCACGGGGGAGCCGCGGGCGCTGCTGCGCACCACCGAGGTCGTCGTGGTCCCGTTCGACCAGGTCGACGAGGCGTTCGCGGCCGCGGAGGGCGAGGACGACCTGTCGCTCGCGTCGTGGAGGGCCGAGCACGAGCGGTACTGGCGCCGGGTGCTGGGCGACGACCGGTTCACCACGGCGATGCCTGTCGTGACCGAGCGGTTCGAGGTCGTGTACCCGCGACGCTGA
- a CDS encoding 3-isopropylmalate dehydrogenase, which produces MSDRVVPPSLRLAVVPGDGIGTEVVEQGLLVLEQALRGTGTTVTTTDFDLGARRWHATGQTLTDEDLAAIRGHDAILLGAIGDPGVPSGVLERGLLLRLRFALDHYVNLRPGKLFPGVTSPLAAPGEVDFVVVREGTEGPYVGNGGAIRVGTPHEVANEVSVNTAFGVERVVRDAFARAAARPRKKLTLVHKHNVLVHAGHLWRRTVDAVNAEFPDVTVDYLHVDAATIFLVTNPSRFDVIVTDNLFGDILTDLAAAITGGIGLAASANINPDRTAPSMFEPVHGSAPDIAGQGKADPTATVLSVAMLLDHLGLPDAAARVEAAVAADLAERGTAGRVRSTAEVGAELAARVAG; this is translated from the coding sequence ATGAGCGACCGCGTCGTCCCACCGTCCCTGCGGCTGGCCGTGGTGCCCGGCGACGGCATCGGGACCGAGGTCGTCGAGCAGGGCCTGCTCGTGCTGGAGCAGGCGCTGCGCGGCACCGGCACGACCGTCACCACCACGGACTTCGACCTCGGCGCGCGCCGCTGGCACGCCACGGGTCAGACCCTCACGGACGAGGACCTCGCCGCGATCCGCGGCCACGACGCCATCCTGCTCGGCGCCATCGGCGACCCCGGCGTCCCGTCGGGCGTCCTCGAGCGCGGCCTGCTGCTGCGGCTGCGGTTCGCGCTGGACCACTACGTCAACCTGCGCCCGGGCAAGCTCTTCCCCGGCGTCACCTCCCCGCTGGCCGCCCCCGGCGAGGTCGACTTCGTCGTGGTGCGCGAGGGCACCGAGGGCCCCTACGTCGGCAACGGCGGCGCGATCCGCGTCGGGACCCCGCACGAGGTGGCCAACGAGGTCAGCGTCAACACCGCGTTCGGCGTCGAGCGCGTCGTGCGCGACGCGTTCGCCCGCGCCGCCGCCCGTCCGCGCAAGAAGCTCACGCTGGTGCACAAGCACAACGTGCTGGTGCACGCCGGCCACCTGTGGCGGCGCACCGTCGACGCGGTCAACGCCGAGTTCCCCGACGTGACCGTGGACTACCTGCACGTCGACGCCGCGACGATCTTCCTCGTCACGAACCCGTCCCGGTTCGACGTCATCGTCACCGACAACCTGTTCGGCGACATCCTCACCGACCTCGCGGCGGCGATCACCGGCGGGATCGGCCTGGCCGCGTCCGCCAACATCAACCCCGACCGCACGGCTCCCAGCATGTTCGAGCCCGTGCACGGCTCCGCCCCCGACATCGCGGGCCAGGGCAAGGCCGACCCGACGGCGACCGTCCTGTCGGTCGCGATGCTGCTCGACCACCTCGGCCTGCCCGACGCCGCCGCGCGCGTCGAGGCCGCGGTCGCCGCCGACCTCGCCGAGCGCGGCACGGCCGGGCGAGTACGGTCGACGGCCGAGGTGGGTGCCGAGCTCGCCGCGCGCGTCGCCGGCTGA
- a CDS encoding branched-chain amino acid aminotransferase has protein sequence MSTLASPTSAPAFAVRRTTAPVPDAERAAALAAPRFGTVFTEHMSRISWSQADGWHGRRVEPYGPLQLDPATAVLHYAQEIFEGLKAYRYPDGSVWTFRPQANAERFQRSARRLALPELATDDFLGAIAALVGVDEPWVPSGEETSLYLRPFMYASESFLGVRPSLEAEFLVIASPVGPYFAGGVQPVAIWVSQEHHRAGAGGTGAAKCGGNYAASLLPQQEAYAKGFEQVCFLDASTNTLLEELGGMNVFVVHADGRVVTPALSGSILEGVTRSSIVQILTDAGHEVSEADVPLATLLAGLADGSVTEVFACGTAAVVTPIGRLAGEGFDHTVGDGAAGPVTMRVRAELTDIQYGRATDRHGWMHRLV, from the coding sequence ATGAGCACTCTCGCGTCCCCCACGTCCGCCCCGGCGTTCGCGGTCCGCCGCACGACCGCGCCCGTCCCCGACGCGGAGCGGGCCGCCGCGCTCGCCGCCCCGCGCTTCGGCACGGTGTTCACCGAGCACATGTCCCGGATCAGCTGGTCGCAGGCCGACGGCTGGCACGGCCGGCGGGTCGAGCCCTACGGCCCCCTCCAGCTCGACCCCGCGACGGCGGTGCTGCACTACGCGCAGGAGATCTTCGAGGGTCTCAAGGCGTACCGGTACCCCGACGGCAGCGTCTGGACGTTCCGCCCCCAGGCCAACGCCGAGCGGTTCCAGCGCTCCGCCCGCCGCCTCGCGCTGCCCGAGCTCGCCACCGACGACTTCCTCGGTGCGATCGCCGCGCTCGTCGGCGTCGACGAGCCGTGGGTGCCGTCGGGGGAGGAGACGAGCCTCTACCTGCGGCCGTTCATGTACGCCTCCGAGAGCTTCCTCGGGGTCCGTCCGTCGCTCGAGGCCGAGTTCCTCGTCATCGCCTCGCCCGTCGGCCCGTACTTCGCGGGCGGGGTCCAGCCCGTCGCGATCTGGGTCTCGCAGGAGCACCACCGCGCCGGCGCCGGCGGCACGGGGGCGGCCAAGTGCGGCGGCAACTACGCCGCGAGCCTGCTGCCGCAGCAGGAGGCCTACGCCAAGGGCTTCGAGCAGGTCTGCTTCCTCGACGCGTCGACGAACACGCTCCTCGAGGAGCTCGGCGGGATGAACGTGTTCGTCGTGCACGCCGACGGTCGCGTGGTCACGCCCGCCCTGTCCGGCTCGATCCTCGAGGGCGTCACGCGCTCGTCCATCGTGCAGATCCTGACCGACGCCGGGCACGAGGTGTCCGAGGCCGACGTCCCGCTGGCGACGCTGCTGGCGGGCCTGGCGGACGGGTCCGTGACCGAGGTCTTCGCGTGCGGCACGGCCGCGGTCGTCACGCCGATCGGCCGCCTCGCCGGCGAGGGCTTCGACCACACCGTCGGAGACGGTGCCGCCGGCCCGGTGACGATGCGCGTGCGCGCCGAGCTCACGGACATCCAGTACGGCCGGGCGACCGACCGGCACGGCTGGATGCACCGGCTCGTCTGA